One Osmerus eperlanus chromosome 2, fOsmEpe2.1, whole genome shotgun sequence genomic window, CAGCCACGCAACACTGAGGCGGCCATTGCAGTTTTGATTCAtccattttttttgttgtttatttatttatttttttaaatcattcGCAGATTAGTTTATGAAGATTTTTTGTTTCTGTCTCAGGCGGTGTACATGATGCCCACAGAGGGTGACGACTCATCCAAAAGCGTCCCCTTGGCACTGCAGCGGGTCTTCTATGAGCTGCAGCACAGCGACAAGCCCGTGGGCACCAAGAAACTCACCAAGTCCTTTGGGTGGGTAGCAGAGCCCGTGGCAGGAGGTCCATGCATGGCCATGATacgttttttttaaaataaaagatGGTTCGCACTGACTTTAACATGTTGTAACGTTAACTATAAGTGGTAGTGCTCGTTGGCGCTAGCAGTAAACGAGAGAAGAGCTATCAGTGGCAGTGCCCTTAAGTGTTAGCATAGTGCTATAGAGCTGTAAGTGATTGCGCTCCTTAGTGCTAGCATAGAGCCGTAAGTGATGGGGCACTATAGCTTTATGCTATCAATAGCGGTTCTCAAGTGCTGGAATAGTGTTGTGGAGTCTTATCAGTGGCAGTGCCCCTGAATGGTACCCGTGGTGCTATGGAGTGACGATCTGTGTCGCTGGCACCATGCTCCAGATCCATTATTTCTGGCAGCGTAGAGCAGCACTGCTGCCGTCAGAGGCCCAGCCTAAGACGTGTCCTCAAAACCCTTGGCTGTGACATTGACAGAAACTAGCAGTGGTTTGAAACCGTCTTGCTCCTTTTCCAGGTGGGAGACCTTAGACAGCTTCATGCAGCACGACGTCCAGGAGCTGTGCAGAGTGGTGAGTGTCTCCTACTGTTACACTCCACCATCTGACTGCTTCCTCGGcagtctgtaagtgtgtgtgtgtgtgttccagctgcTGGACAATGTCGAGAACAAAATGAAAGGCACCTGTGTTGAGGGAACCATCCCCAAACTCTTCAGAGGAAAGATGGTGGTAAGTTGACCCGACTGTTTAAAAAAGGAAATCAACAAACCTCAatcatctgcccccccccccctctcccactcttgtCTGTCGTCTCAACTTAAGTGTGTTGTCCTCTCTGCAGTCCTATATCCAGTGCAAGCACGTAGACTACCGGTCAGAGCGGATAGAGGACTACTACGACATCCAGCTCAGTataaaaggaaaaaagaacAGTGAGTATCTCCCGCTAGCCTGTTGTGACACGTGGACCCCCCTCGTCCTCGTCGTCAGCCGCAGCTGATGTTTAGGAGGAGTGTTGCCGTACGTCGTATAACACCCCTCTTCCTGTGCAGTCTTTGAGTCCTTCAAGGACTACGTGGCCGTGGAGCAGCTGGATGGAGACAACAAGTACGACGCAGGAGAGCACGGCCTGCAGGAGGCGGAGAAGGGGGTCAAGTTCCTCACCTTCCCCCCCATCCTGCACCTGCAGCTCATGAGGTTCATGTACGACCCTCAGACAGACCAAAACATCAAGATCAACGAcaggtaaccacacacacacacacacttggccgTGTGACtcctgagttgtgtgtgtgtgtgcgtgcagcatTGTGTGGTTGCCGTCAGAGTGAGGGTCCAGACCTCTGAGTTGAGTGGCGTTTGAGCAGCCTACTGTGATGACACGGTGACTGTGTGGAGAGCCTCCTCGTTCACCGCTTTTAACTGTGACTCATCTGAGCTGCGTGCCCCCAGTCAcctggcaccacacacacacacacacgcacgcacttagGATGAATGTGCATGTTTGGAAAGGCGGTGAGCAGACATTATCATTCTGTTTGAGAGGGCTTGACGGGtcacctctctcctgctgtttaTAACTCTCTTGTTCCCCTGAGAAATGAGTTCATTTGAACAGCGCCTGAATAGATTCCTAAATCagacaccctgcctccctctacccttCACCGTGTTCCTCTGTACTGTCTccaatcttcctcctctctctttcatccctttctccctcctttctttcgCCCCTACCCTTCTGTCTCTCGAACCCTCACGCTCACCCcccttgctctccctctgctccccaggTTTGAGTTCCCAGAACAGTTGCCTCTGGATGAGTTCCTCCAGAAGCCCGACTCCAAGGACCCGGCCAACTACATCCTCCACGCGGTCCTGGTCCACAGCGGGGACAACCACGGGGGCCACTATGTCGTCTATCTCAACCCCAAGGGAGACGGCAAAGTCAGTGTCAAGGAGCCAATAGTAAGAACACctttagaaaaaaaaagaagaaaaaaatgttttacttgtACTTCTTTCTactctctgggaggggggtggggaggggaatgTTCTTGATGCTGCTGGAATTGTCCGAATGGTCATGGAGCCACCGGCCTGTTATTGTTAGTaaatgtgggggagggggagcgggggggtagAGCAATGTTTGGGAATGCATGGCATCTGTAAATGTTCGTCGGTAATGGGATGATGGCGGTTGCAATGTCATTGCTGTTGGGGGGGGATTATCAGAAGGGTTGAGTCAGTGATTTGAATATAAAACTACTATTAAAGGCTGTTATCGTCCCTGTTGCAAACCGCCCCTGTCACTTTAACGCTACAATAAGGGAAAAAGCGTTTTGGAAATACTGCTGTTTAGTTTGTGAAGTAAACATCCTGTCCTATGATTCAGACTGATGTAAGTGCTGCTGAATGAATGTACCCAAACAGTAGTATTAAGtgctctgtgcctctctctctctgtctctatctctccccctctccctcccctcagtgGTGCAAGTTTGACGACGACGTTGTGTCGCGGTGCACCAAAGAGGAGGCCATCGAACACAACTACGGTGGCCATGACGACGACCTCTCTGTCCGGCACTGCACTAACGCCTACATGCTGGTGTACATCCGCGAGTCCAAACTCAGTGAGTCCGCCTCCGACGTACCGTCGTGTACTATCGGTCCAACCCCGCTGAACTTGTACTGTCGTACATCTGCCAAGACTCTCACCTCTCACTGGCTTACTGAATCCAACACACCAGAATCAAATGAACAGTCTGATCAGGCTTGTGCGGAGCCTGGTCACGACCCGTTCAATTGAATCTGATGGGTTGGAGCAATGGAAAACGTACATGACAGTGGGCCCtgtggaccagggttgaagaccgctGCCTTACAGCATCTGGAAGATTTGTACAGGAGCAGTCGATGCGTGACCCactcgtgtttgtgtgtgtagttgatGGTCCGTGGCCTCTCTCTTAcccgctgtctgtctctcccccccccccccccccaggcgaggTGCTGCTGCCGGTCACAGACGTGGACATCCCCCAGCAGCTGGTGGAGCgcctgcaggaggagaagagggtggaggcccagaagaggaaggagaggcaggaggcccATCTCTACATGCAGGTCCAGGTAGGGAACATGGCCGGGGCTCCACCTCCGTCCCAGCCCCCCTGACGGAGCTCTGGACGTAGGCCACGAAACCGGCCGGCACCGTCCGCCGCCGAGGACACATCGGCAGGTCGCATTCCACGTAATCGGCTTTCtgttcctcacttcctgtttcccccgCCCCGTGGCGTCAGATGGTGACGGAGGACCAGTTCTGTGGTCACCAGGGAAACGACATGTATGACGAGGAGAAGGTGAAGTACACGGTGTTCAAGGTCCTCAAGTCCTCCACGCTCGCAGAGTTCGTCCAGAACCTCTCCCAGaccatggtgagtgtgtgtgggtgtcttatTTTCCAGCCATCAGTAAAACCCAGCtcatcttttcctcctctcctccccaacaACATGGAAACAGTGTCTGTCCTGCTCTTGCCTCATAGTggtattaggtgtgtgtgtgtacacgggtCTGTGAATGTATACTAGTAGAGTGGCTCTCAACCTTGTGGAGACATTTCCAACCTTCAGTCACGTCATTTGGCTTGACAAAGGAACTTCTTTCCAAAACAATAAGTAGAGTAATACTTGTTCCAATATTTGAGTCAGCTGTAGGGACGTGAGCCTGGTTCGAAATGaggctgttggtgtgtgttttgtttgtgtgggttCATTTGtccaaggaggtcaaacacagcCTGAGTCTTGTCTCTAGAGCGTGTGTATGTGgcgtagactgtgtgtgtgtgtgtaccaatcttgtgtgtgttattgatGTGCTGCAGGGTTTCCCACAGGACCAGATGAGGCTGTGGCCCATGCAGGCCCGGAGCAACGGGACCAAGCGGCCCGCCATGCTGGACTACGAGGCCGACTGCAACAAGTCTGTGAGtaccacactgtgtgtgtgtgtgagactgtgtggagCGTATGGGGAATAAAGGACTGCAAACCTCAGAGAGACCGTTTTAATTGTCCTTGTGTTTGTCCAGATGATCGACTTGAGCGACAACGAGAACCCCTGGACCATCTTCCTGGAGACGGTCGACCCGGAGATGGCTGCCAGCGGGGCCACGTTACCCAAGTTCGACAAAGACCGTGAGTTTCCCCTCCACTGGCCACAGGCCAAGTTTGTTTAACATTCCAGGAACTGGCATACATGTATACACCGAACAAGTCCATTCATAAACAACTATATTATTACCAGGGTCCTCTGAGGCTCCTGTAGAGAACGTACAGGTCATGTGATGAAATCCTGTGGATGCTGTTCTTGAGGACTGATCACTCAGCTTGGTGTGTTgatagtgctctctctctccctctctctccctctttccttacaGATGATGTCATGTTGTTCTTGAAGATGTACGACCCAAAAACCAGAAGCTTAAATTATTGTGGACATATCTACACACCTATATCCTGTAAAATACGTAAGTCCAACCATGCAGCGCGTCCTGGGTGGCACCGTGATCGTGCGTGTTGGCCCCGCCCACAGGAAGTCCAAATGAGTTCCCCCTCCCGAATACCTCGTCATTGTTCTGCCGTCCACGGTTGGTGTCGCCAGTGTTGCTGTTGCGGCTGTGTCGTTGCTGACTGTTGTGTGCCCCCCAGGAGACTTGCTGCCAGTCATGTTTGAGAGAGCAGGCTTCCAGCAGGAGACTAGCCTTATCCTCTATGAGGAAGTTAAGCCCAACCTGACTGAGCGGATACAGGACTATGACGTGTCTCTGGACAAGGCTCTGGACGAGCTCATGGACGGAGACATCATCGTGTTCCaaaagtaagtgtgtgtgtgtgtggacgcgcATGTAAAATCAGTTGCTGTAATGCAGATGTCTGGATTGGCAACTCATCGCACAGTAGATTAAGCCTCTCAATctgtcttctccctcctcttttggTTTTCACTCTGTCACTCATTTTACGGTTCATATTCACACtcaatccctccttccctcctccagggaTGACCCAGAGAATGACGCCAGTGAGCTGCCCACAGCCAAGGACTACTTCAGAGACCTCTACCACCGGGTGGACGTCATCTTCTGTGACAAGACCATCCACAACGACCCCGGCTTCGTGGTCACGCTCTCCAACCGCATGAACTACTTCCAGGTCAGTCAGGAAGAGGAAGCTCCGGGTAGCGCCCCTCGCTAGCCGCCGCGCAGGTAGCGCTAACCGTGTTCGTGTCTCTTCTGTGGCAGGTGGCGAAGACGGTGGCCCAGAGGCTGAACACGGACCCCATGCTCCTCCAGTTCTTCAAGTCCCAGGGGTAGGGgtgcccgtctctctctgtcgcacGTTCCTCCCGAGCTCCGTGTGGCGGCACGCGCCCAGAAAGGTGGCGTGGCGAGGTTGTGtaacctgtccccctctccgttCTCTCCTCAccgcctctccctctgtccacccccgccctccctcctcggAAACCGCCTGCTCCTCTTGGCctcccctccgtctcccccctctccccctctctcttgggCAGGTACAGGGACGGGCCGGGCAACCCTCTCAGACACAACTACGAAGGCACTCTCAGAGACCTGCTGCAGTTCTTCAAACCCAGGCAGCCCAAGAAACTGTACTACCagcaggtggggctgtgtgtggttggaagggatggatggatgtaaaCCGAGTACTTGACATGGGAGGCTGAGTGGATCTTTTGTTGCGGAATATCTCGCTATTGTCTAGGGAGCTCGCGCTTTGTGTTtgtgggagagagaccaggagaatcAGAGAGGGTTGTTCTCGGAGACTGAGCTTGCCTTCCCCTTGCCTTCCCCCTCTTTTACACCTCCAGCTGAAAATGAAGATCACAGACTTTGAGAACAGGAGGAGCTTCAAGTCCATATGGCTCAACGGCCAGTTTAGAGAGGAGGTAacgcccacatacacacgcacacaattctGCGTAGTGACCAGTGGAGGACGATGCGCGTTTTGGACCACAGCCAactttgtctccctcccccatgcGTGTTCCAGGAGATCACACTCTACCCTGACAAGCACGGCTGTGTCCGAGACCTGCTGGAGGAATGTAAAaaagctgtggagctctccGACAAAGGCTCAGAGAAGCTCCGGTAaggaccccacccctcccccatggTGCAGGGATCCTGTTTGAATGAATGGTTTATAAGCTTCTAATGGAGCGCCTCTctcctcgccccctcctcctcctctctccgtccccaGGCTGTTAGAAATAGTAAGCTATAAGATCATCGGCGTGCATCAGGAGGACGAGCTGCTCGAATGTTTATCTCCTGCTGCCAGCCGGACGTTCAGAATAGAGGTAAGACCCCCGTCCTGCTTTGGGTCCCCTCcagtccttctcctctctccccccgccccctttctctcccttctcctccccccccccgacgcgctgacctctcctctgctgctgtctccctcatctcccctcccccaggagaTCCCTCTGGACCAGGTGGagctggacaaggacaacgagatGCTGATCCCGGTCGCTCACTTCCACAAGGAGGTCTTCGGAACCTTCGGCATCCCCTTCCTGCTCAAGATCAGACAGGTGCGTCTTccagggaggcgggggaggggtgtgcgtgtttagtatctctgtgtgtgtgtgtgtcatgttgtcCTGTGGTGCGTTCCTTAGGGGGAGCCGTTCAGGGAGGTGATGAGGAGGATCCAGAGCATGCTCGACATCCAGGAGAAGGAATTTGAGAAGGTTAGCACTCCACCAACTCATCCACCCCACCCAACTCAGTCCCACATCCCAGCAGTGTTAACAGCTgctgctttctctctccgccAGTTCAAGTTCGCCATTGTGATGATGGGTCGGCATCAGTACATCACTGAAGACGAGTACGAGGTCAACCTGAAAGACTTCGAGCCACAGCCAGGTAACACTGGCACACAGCTGACACCTTCGGCGCCGTCGAGTTTGTCCCCCCTGCTCAAGGTGTTTAATCTGTTACTCCGGTTCTAACCTGTGTGTCCTTCCCCCAGGTAACATGTCCCACCCTCGACCCTGGTTAGGGCTAGACCACTTCAACAAAGCTCCAAAGAGAGGTCGCTACACCTACCTGGAGAAGGCAATCAAGATCCACAACTAAACAGCCCAccagctcctccctctctcccccccccccccttcaccctaaCCCACCATAACCACAGACTGTAAccaacccagtgtgtgtgtgtgtgcgtgtctgagtgAGCGTGAGtgagcgcgtgcgtgtgtgtgttcaccacaTTGCACACCCTTGCCGAATCTGGCTCCACAGGCACCATGTATTCAGTCGTCAGCAAAAGGATCGCCTGCTGACGAAGGCtactcccccaccctcacctccctgccccccaccccacccttcccACCAcggtgtttttcttttttcctttttttggagGCTGTTGGGTTTTTTGGCTTCTCTAACTGTTGACTGCCTATTTTTTTTGGTCTGAAAGTGGAAATGAAATTGGATTTTAACAAAACCGGGCGGACGACACAGTATGTGAACTTCTAGACTTTCTTTTCCccttttttggttttgtttaaaaaaaaaaaaaggttgttgTTACGGCAAAGAATTACTGCTGCGTCGTGAATGGGATGATGAATATGATGGTAGAggcaatggagagagagattgctGTTTGCAGGAAAAGGAACGAGCTTCCTTCTTTTACCAAGCCGTTTGCAGAGGCCTGAGGCTTGCTAGTTGCCCTGATGTGGTTGTTATAATATTTCCTGGTCCCCCTTTAGTGCAACTAGTCAACATTTCCACGTTTACACAATTCTTTCTCAATTAGTTTGGTTGGAGGAAAAAAAATCAGTTTTTGTCTTTTCTGCAAATCttgtataataaaataaaaatccacagcatctgtttaaaaataaatttaaaaaaaaaaaaaaattgtctgtACTTCATCTTGCACGTCGGCACTTAATATCAGAGGTTTTCCATTTCTCAGGAATGGTAAACGTAAACTGGTTGTAGTTTTGATCTGCTAACCTAACCAAGACCCCACCTTTTTGGGTTACTCTCCCTGTCATCCTTATCTTCTTTTTGtcgttcctccctccccttctcccaccTCCCTTGGTCTGAGGGTTAGTGAAGCTGAATATGTCACCCCACAGAGCCTTGGAGGAGTTTAGCTATGCTTGTAGGGAGCTGCAGCCACTTAGCCCACTGGTTTGAGGATATATAGACAAAGCCAGCATTATTAAAACACtcagccctttttttttttctttttttttaaagcacagAAGGAACGCTCCCCTTATAGCGCATAGTTGGCTTTGTAAAGACGGCATTTGAAATTGTATATTTAAAATATGAACATGTAAAATCTTAACACATTTTTGTTGGGTACAGAAAAGGCTGGGTGTTCATATTCCTTGTGTGTAGATCTTTCCTTTGAGTTCCAGACTTTCCATTTGGATATTTTGTTccatctctttgttttttttcttcaaaactaATTGCATCCGTTTGTCTTGTTAAGTGCAGTACTAAGGTGATCTACAGAATCACACCTCAAATTGATCTTTTCCGGTTTCAAATCCTCCGTGTAGCAGCAGTGTACGACAACTATTCCTGTATATTGCCTTTTTGCTGGAAAATGTATGTTGAATAAAATTTTCTATAAAAAGAAGACCAAATTTGGTCCCTCTTAGTACCATCACccagaaaaatattttcgaGTTGTCCGGCCAGGTCAGTACACAAGCGTAGCATGTTTCAAACCTAGCATGTAATTGGCTGTGGGTGCCTGAGAGATGGTGTAGATCTGCATGTCCTTTGAGACATCTCATTTTATTTCGAGAAACTACAATCTGTGataactaaaatgtaaaatatcttcttggatacatgttatacatcattggtgtttaGCGCCAACAGTATGGAAATATGTCTGGTTGAAAAGAGGAGTTTGACAAATAAAAACTTAAACAAACACTTATGCAGGCAAAACTAGACATCAGTGTTCTCGTCAGAGTTTGGACCTGGCCTTAAACATTATAGAGCATCCTTAATAAGTATGCTTTATTGAAGAAGGTTGGAACTGTGCAGAAAACCAGACTTGTATGTACATAATTTCTGATTCTACTGGGAAACATGTGTCACCAAACAATGACATCCTTCATTATCCTATACTTCATTTGGTTAAATATATACTGTCGATACCTTTTAATTGAGTCACATTATGCTGGAGATTTGATGAGGTGAGTGCAATAGGATGTAGACCATAAGGTTTGACATGAGTAGACTTGCAGGTGCAATACCTGACACTGAGATTCCTTGTCAGTGATATCAAATGCTATCTGACTGCTAAGGTTCTGTGTCTTGAAAGCTACATATGTACCTCCACTAACCGTGTCTCTTTGTGattctgttttctttctttttttaatggtGAAACAAGTTGAACAGTGTCTTAAGGCTATTTACATCCCACCCATATAGTTAAAGATCATCTAAGTAAGTTAGCTATAATGCCCTCCTCTGCTAGGTTACCTTCATAAGCTCCCCCCGCTCTAATGGGGCTTAAATGTCATAACACACCGCCTGAGTCAGATCCTAGGATGGGCCTATagggcagaggggaaggagcaTCACTGGAATGAAACCCAGCCAGTGGAGACAGTGAGCAggtcggaggaggaggcgtgGTCCCAGGAGGGTGGCCGTGAATGGCGGTCAACAGCAGCGTTTCTTGTCTACGTAGAGGATCTGGTGGCACTGGGGGCAGGAGTGGTACGCGTCCTTGAAGTGTTTCACGAAGAAGGGGATCAAACAGCAACCGACCACCAACctgggacgcacacacacacacaccgttttaGTATTTAAACATGGCACAGTCGCTCACTGTGtatcaccatctctctccccacacacactccacttctCACTTCCCATGGCTCTCATCGCCATCCCCCTCTCGGCCCCAGCCCTCTCCATgtatcttctcccctctctctgtccccattTCCCCCTCTCGGCCCCAgccctctccatgtctcttctcccctctctctgtccccatctccccctctcggccccagccctctccatgtctcttctcccctctctctgtctccatctccccctcttcctccgccGTCCACTCACCCGCAGAGGATGAAGACGAAGCACATGAGCCAGGCGAAGGCTCCCACTTTGTAGGTGACGTCGGTGTTGACCTGCTGCTTACAGCCGGTACAGGTGGTCCTTCCTGATGTGCGGCCCAGCTCCGTCTCGTAGCTGACAAACTTGTTCTTGGTGGGTGCGCCAGATGTGGCATACACTGCCGAGGACAAAGGGGAGTAGAGGAGAtggagtggaagggagggaggaggtggggattcAAAGAAGAGAGAATGATGGGTGTTGGGAGAGCAAAAAGAAAGCAGGCTTAGGAAAGTGACTCATCGTGATGATGCCTCAGACATCCATCTTGTTTCACCAAGTGCTGCTTACCAGGAATGGCCTGGACCTCAGTGGGTATTTGGTCGTCGGGCAGGTGACACGGGGTGAAAGGCTGGTGAACATGGTACACCTTGACGtcccccccctgttctccccctACTAGAGattggaagagatggagagaaagagtagagaaaggggaggaagagtacaagaggggggggggggaacatttAATTACACTGTAGTCAAACAAGTTCATCCGCTGAGCGTAGTAACTTCTGAGGTTGGCACCACTGGTCTCGGTATAAAGTGTGCCATATCTGTTGTGATACAGCAAACATGCTGGATGAATGGACAGACTAGGCTGGAGACTCACCTGGAATGATGTAGGGGGGTGGGTTAGCTCCACCTGTGCTCATTGTCCTCTGGTGAAGGATTCCTGCACATCGCCAAGGAGACACAGGTTAGTTAGGgatggtgtatgtgtgactgtgctgaaGCTTGCATGATGGGAGTAATGTCGTAAGAGTAATTAGCTAGACTTTCTCAATCTCACTCTGTCCTCTAAACTACCACTAGGTGGAAGTATGTCCTATAGCTCTGCTGGTACTGGGTCAGGATGACACAGCTGTAATGAACAGACAGTGTCTGCAACCAAGAGAATTAAGACAGATTTTGCACCACCTGTCTTTTGTCACAGCTGACAAAAGACATCTTTTATCAGCTTCTACAGCTGATAAAAGATGATTCTGATGCCTCTGTTCTGTATAATATCAGTGTTAATTTAACACAAGTAGTGTTTCTTTTTTCTATCTCATGAGAGTGGACGTAAATAAACATTCAACAAATAAAATGTCCAACATTTTGAAATGTGCGGTACACTGACGGGTATAAGTGAAGAGGTCATTGACTTTTCTCTAGGAAACCTGTTGTTAATGTTTCCTTTGATTTATTGCTTAATCATGGTTTACTGAAAAAGCATCTGACCATTCCCCTCCTGAATAACCTGTTTCTGACCTtgatcagtggttagagcagttTCTTTTTAGCTACTCCAGTGTTGCCTGCC contains:
- the usp7 gene encoding ubiquitin carboxyl-terminal hydrolase 7 isoform X3; its protein translation is MADGHNNTEEDMEDDTSWRSEATFRYVVERFSRLSESVLSPSCFVRNLPWKIMVMPRFYPDRPHQKSVGFFLQCNAESDSTSWSCHAQAMLKIINYKDDEKSFSRRISHLFFHKENDWGFSNFMSWSDVTDPERGFVEDDKVSFEVYVQADAPHGVAWDSKKHTGYVGLKNQGATCYMNSLLQTLFFTNQLRRAVYMMPTEGDDSSKSVPLALQRVFYELQHSDKPVGTKKLTKSFGWETLDSFMQHDVQELCRVLLDNVENKMKGTCVEGTIPKLFRGKMVSYIQCKHVDYRSERIEDYYDIQLSIKGKKNIFESFKDYVAVEQLDGDNKYDAGEHGLQEAEKGVKFLTFPPILHLQLMRFMYDPQTDQNIKINDRFEFPEQLPLDEFLQKPDSKDPANYILHAVLVHSGDNHGGHYVVYLNPKGDGKVSVKEPIWCKFDDDVVSRCTKEEAIEHNYGGHDDDLSVRHCTNAYMLVYIRESKLSEVLLPVTDVDIPQQLVERLQEEKRVEAQKRKERQEAHLYMQVQMVTEDQFCGHQGNDMYDEEKVKYTVFKVLKSSTLAEFVQNLSQTMGFPQDQMRLWPMQARSNGTKRPAMLDYEADCNKSMIDLSDNENPWTIFLETVDPEMAASGATLPKFDKDHDVMLFLKMYDPKTRSLNYCGHIYTPISCKIRDLLPVMFERAGFQQETSLILYEEVKPNLTERIQDYDVSLDKALDELMDGDIIVFQKDDPENDASELPTAKDYFRDLYHRVDVIFCDKTIHNDPGFVVTLSNRMNYFQVAKTVAQRLNTDPMLLQFFKSQGYRDGPGNPLRHNYEGTLRDLLQFFKPRQPKKLYYQQLKMKITDFENRRSFKSIWLNGQFREEEITLYPDKHGCVRDLLEECKKAVELSDKGSEKLRLLEIVSYKIIGVHQEDELLECLSPAASRTFRIEEIPLDQVELDKDNEMLIPVAHFHKEVFGTFGIPFLLKIRQGEPFREVMRRIQSMLDIQEKEFEKFKFAIVMMGRHQYITEDEYEVNLKDFEPQPGNMSHPRPWLGLDHFNKAPKRGRYTYLEKAIKIHN
- the si:ch211-157c3.4 gene encoding lipopolysaccharide-induced tumor necrosis factor-alpha factor homolog-like, which encodes MSTGGANPPPYIIPVGGEQGGDVKVYHVHQPFTPCHLPDDQIPTEVQAIPVYATSGAPTKNKFVSYETELGRTSGRTTCTGCKQQVNTDVTYKVGAFAWLMCFVFILCGLVVGCCLIPFFVKHFKDAYHSCPQCHQILYVDKKRCC
- the usp7 gene encoding ubiquitin carboxyl-terminal hydrolase 7 isoform X2, whose amino-acid sequence is MNHHHHTQQQQQKAGEQQLSEPEDMEMEAGDTDDPPRIPANPVINGNVAMADGHNNTEEDMEDDTSWRSEATFRYVVERFSRLSESVLSPSCFVRNLPWKIMVMPRFYPDRPHQKSVGFFLQCNAESDSTSWSCHAQAMLKIINYKDDEKSFSRRISHLFFHKENDWGFSNFMSWSDVTDPERGFVEDDKVSFEVYVQADAPHGVAWDSKKHTGYVGLKNQGATCYMNSLLQTLFFTNQLRRAVYMMPTEGDDSSKSVPLALQRVFYELQHSDKPVGTKKLTKSFGWETLDSFMQHDVQELCRVLLDNVENKMKGTCVEGTIPKLFRGKMVSYIQCKHVDYRSERIEDYYDIQLSIKGKKNIFESFKDYVAVEQLDGDNKYDAGEHGLQEAEKGVKFLTFPPILHLQLMRFMYDPQTDQNIKINDRFEFPEQLPLDEFLQKPDSKDPANYILHAVLVHSGDNHGGHYVVYLNPKGDGKVSVKEPIWCKFDDDVVSRCTKEEAIEHNYGGHDDDLSVRHCTNAYMLVYIRESKLSEVLLPVTDVDIPQQLVERLQEEKRVEAQKRKERQEAHLYMQVQMVTEDQFCGHQGNDMYDEEKVKYTVFKVLKSSTLAEFVQNLSQTMGFPQDQMRLWPMQARSNGTKRPAMLDYEADCNKSMIDLSDNENPWTIFLETVDPEMAASGATLPKFDKDHDVMLFLKMYDPKTRSLNYCGHIYTPISCKIRDLLPVMFERAGFQQETSLILYEEVKPNLTERIQDYDVSLDKALDELMDGDIIVFQKDDPENDASELPTAKDYFRDLYHRVDVIFCDKTIHNDPGFVVTLSNRMNYFQVAKTVAQRLNTDPMLLQFFKSQGDGPGNPLRHNYEGTLRDLLQFFKPRQPKKLYYQQLKMKITDFENRRSFKSIWLNGQFREEEITLYPDKHGCVRDLLEECKKAVELSDKGSEKLRLLEIVSYKIIGVHQEDELLECLSPAASRTFRIEEIPLDQVELDKDNEMLIPVAHFHKEVFGTFGIPFLLKIRQGEPFREVMRRIQSMLDIQEKEFEKFKFAIVMMGRHQYITEDEYEVNLKDFEPQPGNMSHPRPWLGLDHFNKAPKRGRYTYLEKAIKIHN
- the usp7 gene encoding ubiquitin carboxyl-terminal hydrolase 7 isoform X1 — its product is MNHHHHTQQQQQKAGEQQLSEPEDMEMEAGDTDDPPRIPANPVINGNVAMADGHNNTEEDMEDDTSWRSEATFRYVVERFSRLSESVLSPSCFVRNLPWKIMVMPRFYPDRPHQKSVGFFLQCNAESDSTSWSCHAQAMLKIINYKDDEKSFSRRISHLFFHKENDWGFSNFMSWSDVTDPERGFVEDDKVSFEVYVQADAPHGVAWDSKKHTGYVGLKNQGATCYMNSLLQTLFFTNQLRRAVYMMPTEGDDSSKSVPLALQRVFYELQHSDKPVGTKKLTKSFGWETLDSFMQHDVQELCRVLLDNVENKMKGTCVEGTIPKLFRGKMVSYIQCKHVDYRSERIEDYYDIQLSIKGKKNIFESFKDYVAVEQLDGDNKYDAGEHGLQEAEKGVKFLTFPPILHLQLMRFMYDPQTDQNIKINDRFEFPEQLPLDEFLQKPDSKDPANYILHAVLVHSGDNHGGHYVVYLNPKGDGKVSVKEPIWCKFDDDVVSRCTKEEAIEHNYGGHDDDLSVRHCTNAYMLVYIRESKLSEVLLPVTDVDIPQQLVERLQEEKRVEAQKRKERQEAHLYMQVQMVTEDQFCGHQGNDMYDEEKVKYTVFKVLKSSTLAEFVQNLSQTMGFPQDQMRLWPMQARSNGTKRPAMLDYEADCNKSMIDLSDNENPWTIFLETVDPEMAASGATLPKFDKDHDVMLFLKMYDPKTRSLNYCGHIYTPISCKIRDLLPVMFERAGFQQETSLILYEEVKPNLTERIQDYDVSLDKALDELMDGDIIVFQKDDPENDASELPTAKDYFRDLYHRVDVIFCDKTIHNDPGFVVTLSNRMNYFQVAKTVAQRLNTDPMLLQFFKSQGYRDGPGNPLRHNYEGTLRDLLQFFKPRQPKKLYYQQLKMKITDFENRRSFKSIWLNGQFREEEITLYPDKHGCVRDLLEECKKAVELSDKGSEKLRLLEIVSYKIIGVHQEDELLECLSPAASRTFRIEEIPLDQVELDKDNEMLIPVAHFHKEVFGTFGIPFLLKIRQGEPFREVMRRIQSMLDIQEKEFEKFKFAIVMMGRHQYITEDEYEVNLKDFEPQPGNMSHPRPWLGLDHFNKAPKRGRYTYLEKAIKIHN